A window of Chanodichthys erythropterus isolate Z2021 chromosome 16, ASM2448905v1, whole genome shotgun sequence genomic DNA:
GTTCTCcagaggaaatgacatcatcTGATAACTACACTCTAAGACTGAACTGCAGTGATGACTTCATCATGTGTAACCATAGCAACCCAGTGAGCTGGAAGAATGTAACAAAGAAGGTTGATGAATTCTGCACGGTTGATCAAGGTACATGGCCATATACTCACATATGGaaaaataacccagaaaatAAATGAGAGAATGTTACTAAACACTGATCTGAAATGCCTGTTGGTTTAAATTTAGTGATTATTTTGCTCTTATCTTTCATGTCTAGAAAAACCACAAGCTGTTTTTTTTCAATCAGCACTTCCCTCGTGGTTTATCCTTCTTATTTGCCTATTGACAACAAGTTTGTTGGCATCAGTGATCGGCTGGTGTCTCTACAAGAGAAAAAAAGGTACAGAATGCCTATACACGAGTATatttgtctgaaaataaaaagaatttacatatgtactgtatgtaaaatgccttttaatattttataaaacatataatgATCATTTATTTGTACAAAGATTATGCCGTCCATTAAGAATTTCAGCAGTAAGAAAAAGACTTTAAAAGTCCTTACATAAATCAATACtaaaatacactaaaataattaaataaacattaactaaataacataaaatgcaacacaatatatttttcactaatgtacatttctgattaaaaaaaaattattcaaatgtgaagtgtAATGCAATGAATTCTGGGAATGcccttttactgtttttttcttggtttttttttttttttttttacaggaaatTATATGTTAATTAGGTAACTCATAGTTTTTATTTGCAAAAGCCATcaattttattagtattttacagtaatatTACATAAAATCTGATGTTAAGCTATTTACAGGTTTTCACCCGTATATTTTTGTTAACACTAACATGTTTTACTGTaccatttttaaattatttttctgtaaaaattacaaacattttttgtatgaacattttattcatatatggATGCCCTAATTATTAAAGTTCTAAATGCTTGAATTAAAATGCTAGAATGATATTTCTTTTGTTGTGCTTTCAATAATAAAGATATGTTATAAACATCTTTTAATCTATTGTATTTAAAGAGAGTCTGATGAGATTTCAAATGTTTACCCCCACTTTTCAGATCATTCCTACTCCCCTGACCAGCAGAGTGAACCTACGGTCTATGAAAAAGTTGGCGTAAGTTTCATATTACTGTCCTTTATTAACCACTGACAATATATGCTTAAGTGTGATATTGAATGGATTTTGTCTGCAGGAGAATATTAAGCCACAAATGCCACTGGATATGTTGGAGAAATCAAAAAAACCTTCCACAATTTATGATACTGTAAGAGAACATGGATCTCCTGATGTTATGATGGAAACCAACCAGTCTTCACCCAATCATGACTCAGTTAATCAGGTGAAGATTAAACTGTTACTCTAATTTtactacaaaaataataataataataatttggctTAAAGGTCTTGACATTCGGCAGTGAGAACCTGTAGATGTTTAAATGATGTGttgaaaaatgtaatgaatGCAATTGATTTTGTTCTTCTTTATTTCAGAGTGCAACACTAACAGAGAAGAGCCAGCCAAATGCATCCCTCACTATCTACTCTACCATTGAAAAGCAACCAAAATCTGAAACTGATTCACACAATCACACAATTTATGCTGCGGTCAATAAACAGCCAGCTGGAGATGAATCTGTACATCCAAAACTggaacaaaatataacaaaattggCTGTTTAATAAAGCTGAACTGTTAGGGGgaattttgtgtttgttctggaggaaccttttcatagttcctagaactattgacTGAACTACCCGGATTTTGCACCGCAGGAACTAAGAatgattttagttctaggaactcctcAACTGGGGAACTATTCGGATAACAGCGAGGCACTGTTGTTCTGAGTGTAAATAAGCAGCAAGTACATTGTAGTTTGAAATTTTTCATGGTAAATTTGTAAATTAATCTAAACCAGTCATGTATAGATTTCTGTTAGAAATTCCTTAACATTTTTGCAGTCAACACCTGAAAACCTGTCTGTCcttatgttttaaatttgtgTTTAACTGTTCTTGCACCTTTTGTTCATTTGTGCAGCTAGATTCTAAGACAAAAATCACAATCCTGTATCTTTTGTTAAATTTTCTATTGCATAAATGTAAACCTCAAGAATTCAAGTATTGTCTCTAAATATGTATGTACCTTTCTGCATGGCATTGTACATATTGTATAGTGTAAGTCTGTTTGTACAGTGGGAGGCAGTGTTTGTTAATTTATTGAGGTATCAGTTATGGCTTGATTGTCAATGAATTAAAAGCCGTATATTTCTATATTGATGGAAACCATTTGCAGATTTAACTGctgaataataatataatattttctgATCTCAGTCAGGCCTGAGTTTTTTCCCTTTGGCCACAGAAGCATCAATTTGCAATCAACATACACTGGAAAACTGTGATGTGGAATTGCGTAATTCACGTttggaaataaaaatattccATGTAATCTCCCAATTAACATGAGGTcataaaaactatttaaaacagcacaatgctgtttaaaatatttttggatgTAATGCCACAGGACTTGCCAATTTCCTGTTTTTGTTAACAAACTTAACACTTCTGCTTTCAAATCTTCTGACTTGTGATTAGATTACATGATTGTAAGTACATTTACTGTAGTCATTTCTCAGTCTTGCCACAGATGCTCATCACAGACATACTGTAAGTTTGAATATAACACTGAATATTCCTTTGGATGGAAATAAGAAACATTTTCATCAGaattttaaaaagtgttttagAGCAGAAAGTTCATACATGTAACATGTTCTATGCTCGTACACTGAAAATTGTGGTCTTGAAAATtgatattattttaaacatCATGCACCCAGCAGaatgaacatacagtatatgcagAAGTTGATGTAAGTAtctgttttgttcatgtttagTTTCATTGTCTTGGTTGGTTTCTACTCATGCTTTTCTTTGTAACTGTTTGCCTGTTCTAGTTAATCATCAGATGTGCTGTGTTCACGTCATGTCGTAATGACCGTAATTTCGAGATGACACCATGTGACGCTCTGAGCTGTTGAACTGTCATGGTTCCTGATTATTTCACATATGTTCCCTTTTTCATGAATGATCATTTTcagtgtatttaagccctcaatatttctcattttatGTTTCTCGTGCTAATGTCAATGTTTATTTGTAGTTTAGAAAAGAGTCCAAGAAACTTCTACTGATACAAATAAGGTTAAAAAGCCTTTATTCACATCAAAGTGCCTTTGACTCTTTTCTAAAGTACAAGTATATGCAGCATGTTTTGTATCTCTAGTGTTGTAGTACTCGAGACCGGTCTTAAGACCATTTTTTGAaggtcttggtcttgtcttggtctcggTCTTGTCTTGGTATCAGACTAAAAGGACTCAGGATTTTATTTCAAGACCGGTCAAGACCACAACTGCGTATCACTAAATCACTTAATTGCCGTTGCATTGTCTGATTTCTTTGTTAACATCATTCATTTGAATGGATGTAAAACTTCCTGCTTCAAATGCAATCAAGAACTTATTTCTAATTtcctttattttgttactgttgTGCCGGGTCAGAAATCAACAAGAGattgtgtcaaaaatgtcactaACATTAATACAGATGCCCACAATATTCAATATATGATTGCAAAAAAGTACTTGTATAAGATCTTAATATTTATATGATataattaagcaatatcacaagaAAGAGCATAATTGCAAACATGATATTGATTTTTTACAAACGTTCAGtgaacaaaattttatttttaaaaaattaacccagcattatttatgcatttgtaattCAACCTCTGGAGTGTAAAGATGAACTTTATTGTTAGTGATTTCAATTGATTGATAACAGCTCTAGTGTCTTATTATACTGTAATTATTGATGaaaaataagacatttctcAGGCAGTAAATGTGAATCTTTCAGATGAATTTGAGGAGTGCTAATCTGGTCTTGGTCTTGACTCAGTCTCGCCTTGCCttggtcttggtcttgtctcGGTCTCAACCCCCCAAAGTCTTGGTCTTGACACAGACTGGTCTTTGTCTTGGTTTAGGTGGTCTTGGCTACAAAACTAATCTCTAGGTCTACAGAAAGTAcagttttttgtaataaaagcCTGGCATATCTGTGTTAGTGTCTGTATATGAACACTGACCGTTCATTTCAGCCAAACCAACAGTTTGACATTTTAATTGCGTTGTGTCTGCAGGAGAACATCAAGCCACAAAAGTCACTGGAGATTTTGGAGAAATCAGAGAATCCTCACACAGTGTATGATACTACAGGAGAGTCAGAACAACCTGATGTTACCATGGAAACCAACCAGACCACAGCCAATCATGACTGTGTGAATCAGGTGAAGATTAAACTGTACTCTCACTGAATTGTATTTccttaaaaatgaaatcatGGTTAATTTGGATTAATTTGGAATAAAGGTGAAGATAATCTTAAATGAACAACTTTAATTGAATATGATAAagttattatgcttttttatggGTAACTACCCACCTTCTGACAACCTGTATATGTATAAAAGATTTGTTGGAAAAGAAcgttttaaataaaagtttgtttttcatttttcagaGTGCATCACTAACAGAGATAAGCAAAACCTCCCAAAACTGAAAGTGAAAGCACCATTTATGCTGTGGTCAATAAACCGTCAGCATCCAAATGTACATCCAAAAtcagaataaaacataataaaagtgACTATTCAACAAAGCTTAACCCTTTCAGTGATTCAGTGATGTTTGACATCATGTGTTCAAAGTCAGTGTTATTCTCAGATGTAAATAAGCAGTATATTTACCATGTGCAATATTCTAATGTATGGTGTGTTTGAAATATTTGAGTATGTAAGTTCTGTCTCTCTtttctaaattaaatataaGCAGCAATAAGCAGCACATAGATTTCCGTTAGAGATTTTCACTGCATTGCAGGCAACACCTGACAAACCACTTCCTGAAAAGCATTTGTCAGCCTATTTTGAGGGGACCCTGGGGGCGTTTACTTGCTCTTTGCTCTCATCCCCTGTTTATTATATTGAAAGTAATTTAGATGAGAATGTGAACAAAAATATACTGTACAGAGCTGCTTGCACTAAAGGaagtataaaaaatatacagtaataaactaataaaataaatgtacctTGTTCTGTTTCTTTATGAAGTCTGTCTTCATGTTTTAAACTTAAATCAAGCTTGAGTTTAACTGTTCATGCAGCTTTTATCAGaaaatatttacattgtttCTCATTTGTGCAGCTAGATGCAATTTAGCATTATTGTGTGCCGTAGCAAGTGTATAATAAACTAAATCAATtgaaaatctatctatctaaactgcAATAGGTctgtgcagaaaaaaatgcTCCATTTCAGATAATACTGCTTTTTTAAAATCACACACTAGATGGCGGTGTATATATTGTACAGTGTAAACCTGTTTGAAGAAGATTGGTTTGACAAAAAATCAACACTAGTAGCTATATAACACTTGTTTTGTCCAAACTGCAAAAAGTACAAATCTGAAATAAAGGGGAAATTATTCCTGAGTCCTGAAAAGTCtatgattaatttaatgtttaattaatggACACCCTGAAACCAAccatttatgtaaaaaataataataataaaaaaaatcattaactGAATGCTGAATGCAAAATCAATGCTGTTTAACATGTAAACTGATacaataaaaatgcttatttggaAGCCCTAAAGAATACATACACAACACATAGGTTTGGGAAGTAACTGCTCCTCTTCTCTTGGTGTCACTAGAGTCCTATTCCAAGCAGTTGTCTCTTTAGGTCATTATCAGAAAGTCAGATCTCTATCCATTATTGTAAACTATTTCTACACAGATTATACAGAACATAGATTAGGCCAAAAATTGGCAAGATATATTGGCAACATGGAGCAAAACCCACACatagaacaaaaacattttgacaaaatgtttaacacaatgtaaaaatatttttagagcTGTCAAtataactataaaataaaacacaaaaaatacaatCTCTCTCTGTTTGGAAATAATTTTTAAACTATATACAAATATCAAAAAATGAAGTGAAAGACAAATATTCTCTGCAATTATTTATGCATTATTCAAAGAACAATTAATTGTTAAAGATGAGAGCATCATTCTCTCTCCAGCACGCTAATCAGTCTGTAGATCAGTCCCAAAACAAAGAGCTTAAAAAGAAAGAGTGATTGTTATAAAACAGAGAAAAACCATCTGTCTTGTGATTTAAACAGATTATTTCCATATTAACAGCATATAATATATCCAAATACATGCTAATGAAAGAACAGCATACACATACAATTCTAGTAGAtgaaaaattaaaggtgccatcgaacgtttttttacaagatgtaatataagtctaaggtgtcccctgaatgtgtctgtgaagtttcagctcaaaataccccatagattttttttaatgattttttttaactgcctattttggggcatcattaaatatgagccgatttatgctgtgcggcccctttaaatctcgtgctctccgcccacggagcttgcgcttgccttgaacagtgcataaacaaagtttacacagctaatataaccctcaaatggatctttacaaagtgttcgtcatgcatgcggcatgcatgcgtcggattatgtgagtatagtatactgttatattgtttacatttgattctgaatgaatttgaggctgtgctccgtggctaatggctaatgctacactgttggagagatttataatgaatgaagttgtgtttatgaattatacagactgcaagtgaagacttcagatgcaaaagcctctaagtgccgtctgaaattttcttctaaaatgagcatttttatcaagctcgtatgtttatgttcagttatttcactttaatggcaatgaaaaggacctattaaatgccataaagtgaaataactgaacataaacatacgagcttgataaaaaatgctcatttaagaagaaaatttcagacggcacttagaggcttttgcatctgaagtctttaagtgtttaataatgaaaatagcgacggctcttgtctccgtgaatacagtaagaaattatggtaactttaaccacatttgacagtacattagcaacatgctaacgaaacatttacaaaggcaatttacaaatattactaaaaatatcatgatatcatggatcatgtcagttattatcgctccatctgccattttttgctattgttcttgcttgcttacctagtctgatgattcagctgtgcacagatccagatgttaatactggctgcccttgtgtaatgcctcgatcatgggctggcatatgcaaatattgggggcgtacaccccgactgttacgtaacagtcggtgttatgttgagattcgcctgttcttcggaggtcttttaaacaaatgagatttatataagaaggaggaaacaatggagtttgagactcactgtatgtcatttccatgtactgaactcttgttatttaactatgccaagataaattcaatttttcattcgagggcacctttaagtcaaatgtcataaaatgtgtaaaacctACTTTCGCAAAGTCTCCACAGAAAAGCCGTGTTTGTTTAGCTGAATCTTCACCCGCTGGTTGCAGATCTGCTGGCCTATACACCACATAAGGTCTGTGCACCGATTAGATGATTTCTTGTATCTGAACCTTCATAACAAACATTCAACAACCGGGACAAAGTTCAATCAGACTGTTACAACATGATACATTtcaataatatttcttattatagTGTTTGGTTAATTGCTTCCACTTAATTATGTAAAATGAGAAAATATGGGAATTGTATTGTATGCAACAAGTACAAACCCTGTGAAAGTTAGTGTGCATCCAGGCCTTGGGTGTGAGATCTGCAAGACACTGACTGCCATAGTAACCAGTCGGCTTCTAAGCTACAGAATAAACACAATATACCTGTATTATGATCAGTATATAGTACGACATGCCTTGCTGTCAACATTTTTTTGAACACTCCAATCACCACAATGTTTGTGAATGAGGGCAAATGTACAGCTGAAAGATCTTTGTAAAGACAAAGCTCTCAGCCTCAGGTGCTCAACAGACCCGGACAGCTCGGAAATCATAATTACAACATTTATGAGCATTTAGGCCATAAGGTGAACTAGGAAAAAGTGTCTAGAAAGTGATTTTCGTTTCCACACCTTGGCACtactttttaaatgcatttttgcatAGACAACACCCTTATGGACTTTATGTTAGAAGTTCTCTGCAAAATATCCTGCAGTTTtttgtcaagatccataaatgtgtataattgtgaatttaaaaaaaaaaaaatgaaaatcttatGCTGCTggttttgcttataactttatttttattcattttagcaACACAAAATCTCTCTCAAACTGTCCTTTACACATGTAGGCTACCTCAACATTTGAGACAGGTACTGGTGCATTATATACTCAAGTGTGAATGTAGACCATgaaatatggcaaatttgaagAAAATACACTTTGCGGATTGGCACCAAGCAAAATTAAACATACACATTGTAAATTTAGCAAAACTGTgatgtattatatatacatcATGTATTTCAGTAGGCACTGTGTAATCAAAGAAACATAAAGAAGCAGCACACTTTGGCCTAAGTTGGCTGAAATGGCTCAAAATGTGACCACACCCCctttaaattatgaataatgCCAAAAAATTAACAGTTCTACAATAGATTCGTTACAGCTTAAAATCAGCCTAAAATAATGCACAGCACATCTTTACTCATCAGTATCATATCACTATCATCAGAGCCATTTGTACAATTTTGGATCCAACAAAAATCAGTACAAAAAGTCTTGCAGACACACAGGAACATCTTCCAGTCTGCCTCTGGCCCTTAGATGCGAAATACACAATGTCTTGACAAATAGATTTTACTTTTAGGTTCAAATCATAAATAATAATCCAGGAAATCAGATTGTACAGTTCGAGGGGCACAAAAGATTTTGCTTCACTCACATTTAAATCATTTGATGTGGGTGGCCATGGACATGTCATGCCGGGAGAGTCACATGAAGCATCTTTATTATAAAGCGTCCTTGTGTCCTCTAGTATTTATAGAGGCACTGAAGTTTGTCTTTGCAGACCAGCTGTTGTACTTGGTGTGTTTTCACCATCACTTTGGCCAGTTATTCTGTACCTGATGGATGAAGTAGCCTGTCGATCATCTTATCTGTAGAAAGTGTCTCAACAAAAACCTGATGTTGCGCTTGTTGGGAGAGTGAAACACCAGCAGGGGGAAATCACGGATCAACCTCCTCTTCAGTTTATCCTGCCTGAAACAAAGATACAGCAAAAGATGatcaaaacaatataaataaagataGGCTATTCACACTGAAATCAGGTGTTGCCTGTAAAGGCAGTGAGTTAAAATACACTGTGTACCAGCTTATAAAATATCATATGATTATGATTATCATTATTGTAAATTCCATTGTAAATTCAAACTATAATTGTATTGACtaaattttaagattttaaatttaaagatGGAATAGATCTATATTTaagatataattattttaaaaaggtaGCCTTATTTGACTAATTAATTTATGACGGTAATATGCTGgcgataaataaaaatatatattcatctcTGGCTTTATTGTTCAAAGTGTTATTTCATAGTCTACACATAAATGAACGGCAAGCGCGCATTAAAcgtttctgtttctgttctgttttcagttaaaagGGTGTCATTTAAGCGTTATTTGaggtaataattaattatttttacaacCAAAGTGATTCAGTCAAAAACTTTAGCTTAATAAATTTTATCTTAGAGCTCCTTTAAAGCCAAAACAAACTCTGTCTATTAATTTTCCAATTATCacagtgaagctgctttgaaacagtctgtattgtaaaaagcgctacatgaagatgacttgacccTTGAATCGATTCTGCTCTATGCTTCACTACAGCTCATACTCTCCGCGCTGTCCAGTACTGCGCACAGCCTCCGGCACACTGATTTTGAGAGTTGGTCAGCTGAATAAGTAGGCTAATAAGTGTGCCAAATATGCCAAATGTGCCAAAAGCCAGTTGTGAGAGCAGATGCCacgtaaattattatttaatacgATAAATTAGTATTTCACGACACGTGAATCACGGCACGCAAATGTATGTCTACACAGAAGAAAGCTCTGGCTAGGTTTTGCCCTGGTACGGGTTGTGTCGAGCCACTTATTAGTCTGGCTGTTTGATGAGAACGAGATTAAATGTAGTTGCAATAAACTCTGTAATAATTCGTACACAGGGTTAGGAAGGTTACTTTTAgaatgtatttcactacagattacaaaatacatgctttaaaaagtaatctgtaACGTATTTCGTTACATTACTCAAGTTTAGTAACTTTACTTTGGATACTTTGGAATACTTTGAAATACTTAACACAAAGGACCATATTAACTTGATGTTCTGTTTTAAGTTTACAACCTGCAAATAAAAATGACCTCTATCCACCAAGATTTGGTTTTCcactaaattgtatttttaacatcagttacaaaatatatatctgCAATTTATTAGATATAACCTGTGTGTTGGTAAAGAATTTCAATATCTTGATAAACAAATTATGAAAATAGCCtatttgtttcttttaacaTCACATCCATATATAATTACTAGTGATATATCATtcctaaattatatttttatatttgtaaagaTGTGCATCAGAGggataacaaaatattaaataacaataaaatattgttaataataaaggTTGTTTTATAGGTGTATAGAGTCAAATTGACACAGtggtttaaattgttttattaacaaagtttgtAACATTTAGAATGTATATcaagaaaatgaaatgaaattaaatgatcTACCCAATAATCTCGAGAGAAGGCCTATATTCAAAGCTGACTCCTACAGTTTTTTTGCATCTCTCCACCACCAcattttacaggtttggaaaaaacatatgatcattttgtgtgaactatccctagtataaatatgtttatactaATATTTAACCTTAGTGCACTGATAGCCACATTAATATTAACCATATAAACAACAaacagcaaagaaaaaaaattgattttttaaataatcctttatttatttatttatttatttaataatttatttatttttattttttaattattattagtgatgcacctattttgatttttcatggccaaaagaagcaaattggccgattctgatactggtttcagattgtttttaaagcaaatttatttgttgtttatttgttcaaagAATATGTGTAGCTCTTTGATATTAAAGGCAAACACTGGATTTTTATCACAGTCCCAACAAATATGTTACGAACAtcagttgtttttcatttaaattattgtataatttcaggattaacagcaaaaacagcatggtctgactttagctttgtgaaattatgctacataagacacctgcacaaaacaatcagcagacggactgaatgaaatgtaaattcactctctgacaatAGGGAGAAGGGTCTGGCTGCAGACCATAAGCGAGTGGAGCTCCACTCGCTTATGGTCTGCAGCCAGATCCTATTGAcaataggtggcgcttatggaacagcagcgatatagtgtttccatggttacagCCATACACAATGCAGCGCTCCGCTGGAGATAAGagaaaaaaacaccaaaacCTTTCTGAAGACAATTCCCTtcagagatacattcatatcaaccccaattcaatatttatatattcttcctatattattattacctttATATTATCTTCCTATATTATTACTACCTAAATTAttacaaagcagtttgtttgcaagcccggaataaaaatagaccaaaataaaacaaaaaaaacctttggaTTTACGACCTGTGGACT
This region includes:
- the LOC137002885 gene encoding CD48 antigen-like, which translates into the protein MAFRLLMFISLLKTGFSAEISAFVQTGDSIQLDIQTQKLPEFNILFWTNEKSENIVTYIHGAKVKPHSSYKDRVDFNDETFSLTLKNMQKTDSGLYTARTSGESEKNIVTFRVSVIDAVEDPVLTVNSSLSSSDPCSFTCKGINIIISSLYNSSSCSPEEMTSSDNYTLRLNCSDDFIMCNHSNPVSWKNVTKKVDEFCTVDQEKPQAVFFQSALPSWFILLICLLTTSLLASVIGWCLYKRKKDHSYSPDQQSEPTVYEKVGENIKPQMPLDMLEKSKKPSTIYDTVREHGSPDVMMETNQSSPNHDSVNQSATLTEKSQPNASLTIYSTIEKQPKSETDSHNHTIYAAVNKQPAGDESVHPKLEQNITKLAV